From Halotia branconii CENA392, the proteins below share one genomic window:
- the trmB gene encoding tRNA (guanosine(46)-N7)-methyltransferase TrmB, whose translation MAPVRVRQHVNPLAKKYQTPASPLEWEKIYAQPNQPLHLDIGCARGQFLLNMATIEPDWNFLGLEIRESLVIEANKLRYDSGLANLQYLFCNVNNSLLSLLSSLPRGTLQRVTIQFPDPWFKTRHAKRRVVQPELVEELANYLTVGGIVFLQSDIEFIAVEMRDRFAANPAFQRVGTQEWLDENPLPVPTEREITTQKKGEPVYRNLFIKVNNTDKR comes from the coding sequence CCCTGTGCGAGTTCGTCAACATGTTAATCCACTTGCCAAAAAGTATCAAACACCAGCGAGTCCTTTGGAGTGGGAAAAAATTTATGCCCAGCCAAACCAACCCCTACATCTAGATATTGGCTGCGCTAGAGGGCAGTTTTTATTGAATATGGCTACAATAGAACCCGACTGGAATTTTCTCGGTTTAGAAATTAGAGAATCACTGGTAATTGAAGCGAATAAGTTACGCTATGACTCTGGTTTGGCAAACCTGCAATATTTGTTTTGCAATGTCAATAATTCATTGCTATCACTTTTATCTTCACTACCTAGAGGAACTTTACAACGTGTTACTATTCAATTTCCCGATCCTTGGTTTAAAACCCGCCATGCTAAACGCCGTGTAGTGCAACCAGAATTAGTAGAAGAATTAGCTAATTATTTGACAGTTGGGGGGATTGTATTTTTGCAGTCAGATATAGAGTTTATCGCCGTAGAAATGCGCGATCGCTTTGCTGCTAACCCAGCTTTTCAAAGAGTTGGTACACAAGAATGGCTGGATGAAAATCCTTTACCAGTACCTACAGAACGAGAAATAACTACTCAAAAAAAAGGCGAACCTGTTTATCGTAATTTGTTTATAAAAGTGAACAATACCGATAAAAGATAA